A stretch of DNA from Candidatus Hydrogenedentota bacterium:
CACCTTGACGGTCCAGTACGTTGCCGAGGGTTAGGCCGAGGTCGAGTTTCGCTTGTTCCATCCATATGGCATGAACATGAGAACGGAGGAGATCACGATTGCGCAGATCAAGGCGGGGCGGCACGACAGCTCCCGCCACCATGTGGGTGGGCTTACGGAAGTAGTACTGATCATGGGGGCTGCGGCCGGCGCAATAGGTGTATACCAAGGCGGGCTGCCCGCCTCGTCCGGCCCGTCCGCTTCGCTGGGCATAGTTTGCCGGTGTGGGCGGGACGTTGCGCAGATTGACCAGATTAAGCTCGGCAATATCGACACCCAATTCCATGGTGGGGGAACAGAATAGGAGGGGCAGCCGTGCGCTGCGGAAGAGGTCTTCCCGTTCTTCCCGATCTTCCGAGGCTACTTGTGCCGTATGCTCACGGGCTTCCAAGACACATTTGAGATTAACGAATTTGCGATAGCATTCAACGAAATATTCATTTACCTTGGGCGTGGATATGCCTTCGTCAATGAGGCGGGTGTGGTCTATGGCCGCTTTGCTGCCGTCGCCCGCAATCCACAATAAGGCACTATGGTTAATTTGATAGCCGGGCACTTCACCGCTGCGCACTTCTTCGAGAATGCCATAGCGTTGGAGTGCTAAAAAGAGGTATCGGATCGCCCTATTGACTTCATCCTTGCCATAGCCTTGCATTTGCTCTTCATAGGGTTTTAAGGTGCGGCGGAAGTATTGTCCAAAAGCGCCGTTGGAAGAGATGAAAAAACCGAATCTTTCTCTATTATTCTTTGGACGGGGATAGGCAACGACCGATTTGGTTAATTTATCGGGGTCGTCAATATGCCATATGGATCCTTCTAAGAGCCGCCCGCCGGTTTTATTTACCAGCTCAAACTGCTTTTGGTGATCAAGGACATCTACTTTTACGACATGTTCGCGGCGCAGCACGAAAAGCAGGACACGCAGGATTTTTTCCAAGGTCTCGGCCGGACAGAGGCGCAAAATGGGCGGCACTTCAACGAAGACCTTCTCTTCTTTCTCGCCTTGGATAGATAAGCCTTCTTCCCAGATCTCGCTATCACGCAGAAGGCTATTCTCTCCACTGAGTCCTTTATACTCAAATTTCAGCATACCGCAATCCTCGAGATTGGGAGCGGTCACGCGCCAGCCGCGCTTCAGATCATGATAGAGATAGTATTCAATGACCCGTTTCAGCGCGGTGTGTGTTTCTTCGAGTGCAGGCCCGCGCACCTCGGAATCGTTGGCATAATCCTTGAGTTCGAGGTTAAGGGCTTTGAATACGGCTCCGGATAATTTGCCATGGGATAATCCACGTGGACCAAAATCATTCATGGCTTTAAAGAGGGCTGAGCGCAACAAAGCTACATGGGCGAAATCATTGAAGTGTCCCGCCTGCAGCGATGCATCTTGGCGGTTGTCTGTAAAGCTGAGGAGCTTGCGCGCCTCTTTCGAGAGTTCGGCATCGCTCTGAAGTTGGAGTAAGGATTGAACTGCGAGGATGGTCGTTGCCGTGCTTCGGTTGTCGATGCCTAAGGTTCCGAGCTTGGGCCGTTCCGCCTTCTGGTGCTTCGTATACGCCACGAGACAGTCGGGGTTCAGGCAGAAGAGGAAATTCTCGAGAATGAGCCCGCCGGGAACGCCCTCTCCTTTACGAACGATGCGTCCGGAAGGCGCGACAAAGACCGGTTGGGGCAGATCGCGGCGAAAAGAACCGGCGACTTTTTCTTCTCCCTTGGCTGTGGTTTCCCGCATGGATTCGGGCAGACGATCAACTTTTGAGGGGGTATCCTGCGGCCAAGGCGCCCGCTCCGAAACATAGAGGTAGGCATTCTTCCATTTATCATCGTATATGGCGGGACTGTCCTCGCGAGGCCTGAGTTCTTCCTGACCTTCTTCATTTCTCCCATAGGATACGCGATAGTAGGCGGTGCCGCAGCGGCGGCAGAATACGAGCGGGAAAAGGGGTTTGTCCTCTTCACCGGGTTTAGACCCCAATTTGCCCATTTCCAAGTGTCGTTGGTCTTCCGCTTCCAGGGTGCTCCAGACCGTGTCTCCCCGCGTGAAAAACTGGTGCAGGCGAAAGGCGAAGATGGGGAAGCGGCTCGAACCGTCTGCGCGAAGTTCGGAACCACACAGTAAAAAGTTGTGCAGTACTTTATAACACGCTTCCGGGGAGCTTTGGGTCAGATCGGCGAGTTCGGCGGCAGCGCTGCCTTC
This window harbors:
- a CDS encoding DEAD/DEAH box helicase, with protein sequence MNVFDLRDKLVKDYKNYTKSFIHITDERIHAKVNEALEAGALWPEPLLQLNPTFQPGGTIDQLVADKTLHPECAKIFRIGKTDRDLTGKPLQLHRHQTEAIRKAKESKSYVLTSGTGSGKSLAYIVPIVDHILRRGSGKGIQAIVVYPMNALANSQDEELRKFIVNGYGEDKAPIRFARYTGQEKGEVRESIRSNPPDILLTNYMMLELLLTRKEDRELVREAQGLRFLVFDELHTYRGRQGADVALLIRRCRLAFGDNNIICVGTSATMAAGGSSEEQKDAVAQVARTLFGTPIDASQVINETLQRATKEIDFSDQAVVKSLTDTVTSAEAPPQDPQSFCEHPLASWIETTFGIVEEEGTGTLIRQTPRQLRGEGSAAAELADLTQSSPEACYKVLHNFLLCGSELRADGSSRFPIFAFRLHQFFTRGDTVWSTLEAEDQRHLEMGKLGSKPGEEDKPLFPLVFCRRCGTAYYRVSYGRNEEGQEELRPREDSPAIYDDKWKNAYLYVSERAPWPQDTPSKVDRLPESMRETTAKGEEKVAGSFRRDLPQPVFVAPSGRIVRKGEGVPGGLILENFLFCLNPDCLVAYTKHQKAERPKLGTLGIDNRSTATTILAVQSLLQLQSDAELSKEARKLLSFTDNRQDASLQAGHFNDFAHVALLRSALFKAMNDFGPRGLSHGKLSGAVFKALNLELKDYANDSEVRGPALEETHTALKRVIEYYLYHDLKRGWRVTAPNLEDCGMLKFEYKGLSGENSLLRDSEIWEEGLSIQGEKEEKVFVEVPPILRLCPAETLEKILRVLLFVLRREHVVKVDVLDHQKQFELVNKTGGRLLEGSIWHIDDPDKLTKSVVAYPRPKNNRERFGFFISSNGAFGQYFRRTLKPYEEQMQGYGKDEVNRAIRYLFLALQRYGILEEVRSGEVPGYQINHSALLWIAGDGSKAAIDHTRLIDEGISTPKVNEYFVECYRKFVNLKCVLEAREHTAQVASEDREEREDLFRSARLPLLFCSPTMELGVDIAELNLVNLRNVPPTPANYAQRSGRAGRGGQPALVYTYCAGRSPHDQYYFRKPTHMVAGAVVPPRLDLRNRDLLRSHVHAIWMEQAKLDLGLTLGNVLDRQG